In one window of Dissulfuribacter thermophilus DNA:
- the glnD gene encoding [protein-PII] uridylyltransferase has protein sequence MQSRPVEKSSVEDAYSWIFQSSVDKPVILPSGKNILEDLWARGLSGERLLKVHSNIIDKWIINLFNKLPSEIQDGVSIIALGGYGRQELYPYSDIDLMILYEPGQQNNLDEVCNAIFYPLWDSKREVGHGVRTIEECIKEADNDFFLLVSFLDARLICGDTWLFNNFINNIFSKFIEGRRRQFVESLIDHRRERLKRFGDHAYLLEPNIKDGRGGLRDFHTIIWISKVLFGIQNLQGIQKEGIISKEEYERLKAALFELIRVRNRLHFVSNKKNDRLFFEYQVEIARLLKFSDSKKILGVEQFMKEVHEALNSISSITDLYLEHVYEVLNPRVRAQSSTVLEPGIEIINKRIVIDSKERLKKNPQLIMKIFHYSAQNDIPLHYRTKKIIRECTQYIDESFRASSACAKWFVDSLMESKDPRRLLFVMHHETDVLCNYIPEFSFIKALAQYDVYHVNTVDIHLIETVFEISKLRQEEKHLFSTLTRPHILFLAALFHDIGKGYGENHSQKGEELGKVIGERMGLTHDDLETLCFLIKNHLFLAEIATKRDLEDEGLILRCARLISDPERLTMLYLLTIADAKATGPNAWSDWKGALILELYLRIAHLLERKDLLDPDRVKGIEWMKEKIKERIGEEHVSILDDLPEDYLMSFTPEAIEEHLKLKKELNRRLVILVPEDKRAYWSMLIMTKDRTGLLSKICGVLALENLKVLAAQIFTLKDGTVVDVLDVEPTFAIDFQEMDWNKLEEMMKKAISGRLGLPHRLSQKFMSFSGSQGPICLVQGESEIKIDNEVSDFYTVVDIISDPKIGLLYSITRTMADFGINIFRAKMGPSADRISLSFYCLDEYGEKITDPEFCNELKDALSFATECVF, from the coding sequence ATGCAATCTAGGCCAGTGGAAAAGTCATCTGTTGAAGATGCATATTCCTGGATATTTCAGTCAAGCGTTGACAAACCTGTAATCCTTCCATCTGGAAAAAACATATTGGAAGATTTATGGGCCAGGGGTCTCTCTGGAGAGAGACTCCTCAAGGTCCATTCCAATATAATAGACAAGTGGATAATAAACCTTTTCAATAAACTTCCGTCGGAGATCCAAGACGGAGTTTCCATCATTGCCCTGGGGGGGTATGGCAGGCAAGAGCTATACCCCTATTCCGACATTGATCTAATGATTCTTTATGAACCAGGGCAGCAAAACAATCTCGATGAAGTCTGTAACGCGATATTTTATCCCCTATGGGATTCTAAACGCGAGGTCGGACACGGTGTAAGGACCATAGAGGAATGTATTAAGGAAGCTGACAATGATTTCTTTCTCCTGGTATCTTTTCTCGATGCCAGGCTCATTTGTGGCGATACATGGCTCTTTAACAATTTTATAAACAATATCTTTTCAAAGTTTATAGAGGGGCGGAGAAGACAGTTCGTAGAATCCCTAATTGACCATAGGCGTGAGCGGTTAAAACGCTTTGGAGACCATGCCTATCTTCTTGAGCCCAATATTAAAGACGGAAGAGGTGGTTTAAGGGACTTTCATACAATAATTTGGATCTCAAAGGTACTATTTGGAATCCAAAATCTACAAGGTATTCAAAAAGAAGGAATAATTTCAAAAGAGGAATACGAAAGGCTAAAGGCGGCCTTATTTGAACTCATCAGGGTAAGAAATAGACTACACTTTGTAAGTAACAAAAAAAATGACAGACTATTTTTTGAATACCAAGTTGAAATCGCAAGACTTTTAAAGTTCTCAGACAGTAAAAAAATCCTTGGGGTAGAACAGTTCATGAAAGAGGTCCACGAGGCCCTTAATTCCATAAGCTCTATCACTGATCTATACCTAGAACACGTTTATGAAGTTCTAAACCCAAGGGTACGTGCCCAAAGCTCCACAGTACTTGAACCTGGTATAGAGATCATAAACAAACGAATTGTTATCGACTCAAAGGAGCGCCTTAAAAAAAATCCTCAACTAATAATGAAAATTTTTCATTATTCCGCCCAAAATGATATACCTCTTCACTACAGGACCAAAAAGATTATCAGGGAATGTACACAATATATTGACGAGTCATTTAGAGCTTCCAGCGCTTGTGCCAAATGGTTTGTCGACTCTCTTATGGAGTCAAAAGATCCTCGAAGGCTACTTTTTGTTATGCATCACGAGACAGACGTCTTGTGTAACTACATTCCAGAATTTTCTTTTATCAAGGCCCTTGCCCAGTACGATGTTTATCATGTAAATACTGTGGACATTCATCTGATAGAAACCGTTTTTGAGATATCAAAATTGAGGCAAGAAGAAAAACATCTATTTTCTACACTCACTCGTCCTCATATTTTATTTCTGGCAGCACTCTTTCACGATATTGGTAAAGGATATGGTGAAAACCATTCCCAAAAAGGGGAAGAGCTTGGAAAAGTGATTGGCGAGCGTATGGGACTAACCCATGATGATCTTGAGACCCTGTGTTTTCTCATAAAAAATCACCTGTTCCTGGCTGAAATTGCAACTAAAAGGGACCTTGAAGACGAAGGACTGATATTAAGGTGTGCTCGCCTGATCTCAGATCCAGAACGCCTAACAATGCTCTATCTCCTGACTATAGCAGACGCCAAGGCAACCGGACCTAACGCATGGAGCGACTGGAAGGGGGCCCTTATTCTGGAGCTATACCTCAGGATTGCCCACCTTCTGGAACGTAAAGATCTCCTGGATCCAGACAGAGTGAAGGGCATAGAGTGGATGAAAGAAAAGATCAAAGAGAGGATCGGAGAAGAACATGTCTCTATCCTCGATGATCTTCCAGAAGATTATCTCATGTCCTTTACTCCAGAGGCAATAGAAGAACATCTGAAACTAAAAAAAGAATTGAATAGAAGGCTGGTAATCCTGGTTCCAGAAGATAAGCGTGCCTATTGGTCAATGCTCATCATGACAAAAGACAGGACAGGCCTCCTATCAAAGATATGTGGAGTTCTTGCCCTTGAAAACCTGAAGGTCCTAGCAGCACAGATATTTACTCTTAAAGATGGCACTGTTGTGGATGTCCTCGACGTAGAACCAACCTTTGCAATCGATTTTCAGGAAATGGACTGGAATAAGCTCGAAGAAATGATGAAAAAGGCCATTTCAGGAAGACTTGGACTCCCTCACAGACTTTCACAAAAATTTATGTCTTTTTCCGGTAGCCAGGGCCCAATTTGTCTGGTACAAGGGGAATCTGAAATAAAGATAGATAATGAAGTATCTGACTTTTATACAGTTGTAGATATTATATCTGATCCTAAAATAGGACTTTTGTATTCTATTACTAGAACTATGGCTGACTTTGGTATCAACATATTTAGGGCTAAGATGGGCCCAAGTGCAGATAGAATTTCCCTTTCATTCTATTGTTTAGATGAATATGGAGAAAAGATTACAGATCCTGAATTTTGTAATGAGTTAAAGGATGCACTTTCTTTTGCAACGGAATGCGTATTTTAG
- a CDS encoding P-II family nitrogen regulator → MKKIEAIIKPFKLDDVKEALNEIGIKGMTISEVKGYGRQKGHKEIYRGAEYVVDFIPKVKLEIIVEAEQVEQVITKIRDAAQTGKIGDGKIFVLPVEEVVRVRTGERGKDAI, encoded by the coding sequence ATGAAAAAAATTGAGGCAATCATCAAACCCTTTAAACTGGATGATGTCAAAGAGGCCCTAAATGAAATCGGAATAAAGGGCATGACAATCTCTGAGGTAAAGGGTTACGGGAGACAAAAAGGGCATAAAGAAATTTATCGTGGAGCAGAATATGTAGTTGATTTTATACCAAAAGTAAAACTAGAAATTATTGTTGAGGCCGAACAGGTGGAACAGGTTATCACAAAGATAAGAGATGCCGCCCAGACTGGAAAGATAGGTGACGGAAAGATCTTTGTCCTGCCAGTTGAAGAGGTAGTAAGAGTTAGGACAGGAGAAAGAGGAAAGGATGCAATCTAG
- the glnA gene encoding type I glutamate--ammonia ligase produces the protein MTPKDVLEFAKEKGVKVVDIRFLDYPGVWQHFSVPISELDEGSFEDGYGFDGSSIRGWQPINASDMLVIPDPSTAQIDPFFEEPTLVLIGDIVDPVTREPYSRDPRNIAKKAEAYLKSTGIGDIAYFGPEAEFFIFDDVRYENQPNGCFYQVDSIEGIWNSGRDECPNLAYKPRHKEGYFPVPPTDKFQDMRTEMLLTLESLGIDVECQHHEVATAGQAEIDMRFKPLLQMGDQLMWFKYVLKNVAYKYGRTVTFMPKPIFGDNGTGMHTHISIWKDGEPVFAGDKYAGLSETALYAIGGILKHCRALCAFTNPSTNSYKRLVPGYEAPVNLAYSSRNRSAAVRIPMYSASPKAKRIEFRTPDPSCNGYLAFSAMLMAVLDGIENKIDPGEPLDKNIYDLPPEELANIPSAPGSLEEAINALKEDHEFLLKGDVFTQDAIDMWIEYKTENEINPVKLRPHPYEFFLYYDI, from the coding sequence ATGACACCTAAAGATGTGCTTGAATTTGCGAAGGAAAAAGGGGTCAAGGTAGTAGACATTAGATTCCTTGACTATCCTGGAGTCTGGCAGCACTTTTCTGTGCCCATCAGCGAACTTGATGAAGGAAGCTTCGAAGATGGGTACGGATTTGACGGCTCAAGTATAAGGGGCTGGCAGCCAATCAATGCAAGTGACATGCTTGTTATACCAGATCCTTCCACTGCCCAAATCGATCCATTCTTCGAAGAACCAACTCTTGTCCTCATTGGAGACATTGTTGACCCTGTGACAAGGGAGCCATATTCAAGGGACCCCAGGAACATTGCCAAAAAGGCAGAGGCATATCTTAAAAGTACAGGGATAGGTGATATAGCTTACTTCGGCCCAGAGGCAGAATTCTTCATCTTTGACGACGTTCGCTATGAAAATCAACCCAACGGTTGCTTCTATCAGGTTGATTCCATTGAGGGTATCTGGAATTCAGGCCGCGATGAGTGCCCAAACCTTGCCTACAAGCCAAGACACAAAGAAGGCTACTTCCCAGTTCCTCCAACTGACAAGTTCCAGGACATGAGGACAGAAATGCTCCTCACTTTGGAATCCCTCGGTATCGACGTAGAATGCCAGCACCACGAGGTCGCCACTGCTGGTCAGGCTGAAATTGACATGCGCTTCAAACCCCTTCTCCAGATGGGCGACCAGTTAATGTGGTTCAAGTACGTGCTCAAGAATGTGGCATACAAGTACGGTCGCACAGTGACCTTCATGCCCAAACCAATCTTTGGCGACAATGGTACTGGTATGCACACCCATATAAGTATATGGAAAGATGGTGAACCTGTCTTTGCCGGAGACAAGTATGCTGGTCTTTCAGAAACTGCCCTTTATGCCATTGGCGGAATTCTGAAGCACTGCAGGGCCCTTTGCGCCTTCACCAACCCCTCAACCAACTCCTACAAGAGATTGGTCCCAGGCTATGAGGCACCAGTAAATCTGGCATACTCAAGCCGTAACAGGAGTGCAGCAGTTCGTATCCCAATGTACTCTGCATCTCCAAAGGCCAAGAGGATCGAGTTCCGTACTCCTGACCCATCCTGTAATGGTTACCTCGCATTCTCAGCAATGCTCATGGCAGTCCTCGACGGAATCGAAAACAAGATCGACCCAGGCGAACCACTTGACAAGAACATCTATGATCTCCCACCAGAAGAACTCGCAAACATCCCATCTGCTCCAGGTTCCCTTGAAGAGGCAATCAATGCCCTTAAGGAAGACCACGAGTTCTTGCTCAAGGGAGATGTTTTCACTCAGGATGCCATTGACATGTGGATTGAGTACAAGACTGAAAATGAAATCAATCCTGTCAAGCTTCGTCCACATCCATATGAGTTCTTCCTCTACTATGACATCTAA
- a CDS encoding sensor histidine kinase, translating into MLNILKSYLNKAQKKETLLDITKTPSSHTLYKDLFLFLIEKTLHGVIVINKNKHIVHINKVAIELLKLPQNHDYWKGKSILEVIRSRSLLQHDPPLTFTFKTHWGETLSVDYKPFKFNDIDELTILLIQKKRTTEDPESILKGLSDAAHQFRTPLASIQGYAETLLEQKDIPEEKKEEFLALIIKNTERLTNIIKHILLLSRIRRGLSSDTIKNFDIIGLINEITELYENVKFMSDTDRLLVKGHPDLTQIALNSIIENAVQYGGEDQEVLLTIQESSEFVAINIIDHGPGIPLDSQKKIFNRFFRVKETKKLHPEGTGLGLSIAKEIALAQGGDITVESQWGKGSKFTFLIPRL; encoded by the coding sequence ATGCTTAACATATTAAAATCTTACTTGAATAAGGCCCAAAAAAAAGAAACATTACTTGATATTACCAAGACTCCTTCGTCACATACTCTATATAAAGATCTCTTCCTGTTCCTCATAGAAAAGACCCTACACGGTGTTATCGTAATAAATAAAAATAAACACATCGTTCATATAAATAAGGTGGCCATTGAACTGCTGAAACTTCCACAAAATCATGATTATTGGAAGGGAAAATCCATTCTTGAGGTAATACGCTCAAGGTCATTGCTTCAACATGATCCCCCACTTACTTTCACCTTTAAGACTCACTGGGGGGAAACACTATCTGTGGATTACAAGCCTTTTAAATTCAATGATATTGATGAGTTAACTATTCTATTAATACAAAAAAAGAGGACTACCGAAGACCCAGAAAGCATATTGAAAGGTCTTTCAGATGCCGCACACCAATTTCGCACTCCCCTTGCCTCTATACAAGGCTATGCAGAGACATTGTTAGAACAAAAAGATATCCCTGAGGAAAAAAAAGAAGAATTTCTCGCCTTAATAATAAAAAATACTGAAAGGCTCACTAATATTATTAAACATATCTTGCTATTATCGAGAATTCGCCGGGGGCTTAGCAGCGATACTATTAAAAATTTTGACATAATAGGTCTTATTAATGAAATCACTGAACTTTATGAAAATGTTAAATTCATGTCTGATACAGACAGGCTATTGGTAAAGGGCCATCCTGATCTCACCCAAATTGCCTTAAATAGCATAATTGAAAATGCTGTCCAATATGGGGGAGAAGATCAAGAAGTGCTCTTAACTATCCAAGAGAGCTCTGAGTTTGTTGCAATAAACATCATAGATCATGGACCTGGAATCCCCCTTGATAGTCAAAAAAAGATATTTAACCGTTTTTTCAGGGTAAAAGAGACCAAGAAACTCCACCCTGAGGGCACCGGCCTCGGCCTCTCAATTGCAAAAGAGATTGCCCTGGCCCAGGGTGGAGATATTACTGTAGAAAGCCAGTGGGGTAAGGGATCAAAATTTACTTTTTTGATTCCCCGTCTATGA